One region of Anaeromyxobacter paludicola genomic DNA includes:
- the dnaG gene encoding DNA primase, whose translation MIPDAVIEEIRARVDAVAVIGRSVELKRSGRTWKGCCPFHGERTPSFNVYPEDKHFKCYGCGEAGDVFKFLQKLQGKEFPEVVRQLAAEVGVEIPDREEDGAEQRERRRERKEALLACDASARYFAARLASEHGAAARRYLEARGTSEEMVRAFRLGVAAGGWNDLTPRMVSKGVGEGALKLAGLVAERDGGRTYDRFRGRLMFPIAGLDGEVIGFGGRVLPGQDGDRLAKYINSPESPVYKKSRVLYGIDLAREAIRKTRSAVLVEGYFDVIGLHQVGVKNAVAVCGTALTPEHLELLARCDCREVVALFDGDAAGAAAPAKAAQAILPSGLSGKVAVLPAERGKVDPDEFARANGRQGVEALLAQATPLTDFLIDRAVAAHCGGAGADAAVEQKLAAVRELRPFFAAMPAGLGRSVFEERAAKRLAIDPGLLAAEVERPAQSGRGRPAPAAAAAPAPHATSEAPSRPVLPPPEPPRRPGARVLTTPAVDALGLLASFPDLAGVADEEALADLLPPGPAEVVRALVRGDLRGEQAPARLEGLLSPSQLNRVRQLLGPARPEAAAAERELRRAVVKSKVAQLERRLLEAQAQVARAGSPSPAELVSEGLELAARLKDMKKRLSALERG comes from the coding sequence ATGATCCCGGACGCCGTCATCGAGGAGATCCGCGCACGCGTGGACGCGGTGGCGGTGATCGGCCGCTCGGTCGAGCTGAAGAGGTCGGGAAGGACGTGGAAGGGGTGCTGTCCCTTCCACGGGGAGCGGACGCCGAGCTTCAACGTCTACCCGGAGGACAAGCACTTCAAGTGCTACGGGTGCGGGGAGGCGGGCGACGTCTTCAAGTTCCTGCAGAAGCTGCAGGGCAAGGAGTTCCCGGAGGTGGTGCGACAGCTCGCGGCGGAGGTGGGAGTCGAGATCCCCGACCGCGAGGAGGACGGGGCGGAGCAGCGGGAGCGGCGGCGGGAGCGCAAGGAGGCGCTGCTCGCCTGCGACGCGTCGGCGCGCTACTTCGCCGCCAGGCTCGCGAGCGAGCACGGCGCGGCGGCGCGGCGGTACCTCGAGGCGCGCGGCACGTCCGAGGAGATGGTCCGGGCCTTCCGGCTCGGCGTCGCCGCGGGCGGCTGGAACGATCTCACGCCGCGGATGGTTTCGAAGGGAGTGGGCGAGGGGGCGCTGAAGCTCGCCGGCCTGGTGGCCGAGCGGGACGGGGGGAGGACGTACGACCGGTTCCGGGGACGGCTCATGTTCCCCATCGCCGGCCTGGACGGAGAGGTGATCGGGTTCGGCGGCCGGGTGCTGCCGGGCCAGGACGGCGACCGGCTGGCGAAGTACATCAACTCGCCCGAGTCGCCGGTCTACAAGAAGAGCAGGGTCCTCTACGGGATCGACCTCGCGCGCGAGGCCATCCGCAAGACCCGGAGCGCCGTACTCGTGGAGGGCTACTTCGACGTGATCGGGCTGCACCAGGTGGGCGTCAAGAACGCCGTCGCCGTGTGCGGCACCGCGCTCACGCCCGAGCACCTCGAGCTGCTCGCCCGCTGCGACTGCCGCGAGGTGGTGGCGCTCTTCGACGGCGACGCCGCGGGCGCCGCCGCGCCGGCCAAGGCGGCCCAGGCCATCCTGCCCTCGGGCCTGTCGGGGAAGGTGGCCGTGCTCCCCGCCGAGCGCGGGAAGGTCGACCCCGACGAGTTCGCCCGCGCCAACGGCCGCCAGGGCGTGGAGGCGCTGCTGGCGCAGGCGACGCCCCTCACCGACTTCCTCATCGACCGCGCCGTGGCCGCCCACTGCGGCGGGGCCGGCGCCGACGCCGCGGTGGAGCAGAAGCTCGCCGCGGTCCGCGAGCTCCGCCCGTTCTTCGCCGCCATGCCGGCCGGCCTGGGGCGCTCGGTGTTCGAGGAGCGGGCCGCGAAGCGGCTCGCCATCGACCCCGGCCTCCTCGCCGCCGAGGTGGAGCGACCGGCCCAGTCCGGCCGCGGGCGGCCCGCCCCGGCCGCCGCCGCCGCCCCCGCGCCCCACGCGACGAGCGAGGCGCCGTCGCGCCCGGTCCTCCCTCCTCCGGAGCCGCCGCGCCGCCCCGGCGCCCGGGTGCTCACCACGCCGGCGGTGGACGCCCTCGGCCTCCTCGCCTCGTTCCCCGACCTCGCCGGCGTCGCCGACGAGGAGGCGCTCGCCGATCTGCTGCCGCCCGGGCCGGCCGAGGTGGTCCGGGCGCTCGTCCGCGGCGACCTGCGGGGCGAGCAGGCGCCGGCGCGGCTCGAGGGGCTGCTCTCGCCCTCCCAGCTCAACCGGGTGCGCCAGCTGCTCGGCCCGGCCCGCCCCGAGGCGGCGGCGGCCGAGCGCGAGCTCCGCCGGGCGGTGGTGAAGTCCAAGGTGGCGCAGCTCGAGCGACGCCTGCTCGAGGCCCAGGCCCAGGTGGCCCGCGCCGGCTCCCCCTCGCCGGCGGAGCTGGTCTCGGAAGGGCTCGAGCTCGCCGCCCGGCTCAAGGACATGAAGAAGCGCCTGTCCGCCCTGGAGCGAGGATGA
- a CDS encoding GatB/YqeY domain-containing protein, whose product MALKQQLDADLKTAMQAKDELRKSVLRMLKSAIKYREIEVGGAGASLDDAGVLQVIASEIKRRRDSVEQYRAGNRADLADKEDAEIVILQAYLPQQLTPEELAQKVDAAIAATGAKGPKDMGAVMKALLPEVQGRAEGKAVSDLVKQKLAGK is encoded by the coding sequence GTGGCGCTCAAGCAGCAGCTGGACGCGGATCTCAAGACGGCCATGCAGGCGAAGGACGAGCTCCGCAAGAGCGTCCTGCGCATGCTGAAGAGCGCCATCAAGTACCGCGAGATCGAGGTGGGCGGCGCCGGCGCGTCGCTCGACGACGCCGGCGTGCTGCAGGTGATCGCCTCCGAGATCAAGCGGCGCCGCGACTCGGTGGAGCAGTACCGGGCCGGCAACCGCGCCGACCTCGCCGACAAGGAGGACGCCGAGATCGTGATCCTCCAGGCCTACCTCCCCCAGCAGCTCACGCCGGAGGAGCTGGCCCAGAAGGTCGATGCCGCCATCGCCGCGACCGGCGCCAAGGGCCCGAAGGACATGGGCGCGGTCATGAAGGCGCTCCTCCCCGAGGTGCAGGGCCGGGCCGAGGGGAAGGCGGTGAGCGACCTCGTGAAGCAGAAGCTCGCCGGGAAGTAG
- the rpsU gene encoding 30S ribosomal protein S21, which translates to MTGVRVKDGESFENAMKRFKKQCEKAGILSEIRKREHYEKPSVKRKKKALAAKKRAMKKARKSY; encoded by the coding sequence ATGACCGGAGTGCGAGTCAAGGATGGCGAGTCCTTCGAGAACGCCATGAAGCGTTTCAAGAAGCAGTGCGAGAAGGCCGGCATCCTCTCGGAGATCCGCAAGCGCGAGCACTACGAGAAGCCCAGCGTGAAGCGCAAGAAGAAGGCGCTCGCGGCGAAGAAGCGGGCGATGAAGAAGGCGCGCAAGTCCTACTAG
- the hisE gene encoding phosphoribosyl-ATP diphosphatase, producing MADERFLAKLWATIESRKADDGAGTSYTRQLLANPAKIRRKIAEEAYEVNEAHQGLVDGKDSKDHLAHEAADLLYHLFVLLASADVTPSEVYAILERRHAPASPGASGPSAGGKNP from the coding sequence ATGGCAGACGAACGATTCCTGGCGAAGCTCTGGGCCACCATCGAGTCGCGCAAGGCCGACGATGGCGCGGGGACGAGCTACACCCGGCAGCTGCTCGCCAACCCCGCCAAGATCCGGCGGAAGATCGCGGAGGAGGCCTACGAGGTCAACGAGGCCCACCAGGGGCTCGTCGACGGGAAGGACTCCAAGGACCACCTCGCCCACGAGGCCGCCGACCTGCTCTACCACCTGTTCGTGCTCCTCGCGTCGGCCGACGTGACGCCGTCCGAGGTCTACGCGATCCTGGAGCGGCGCCACGCCCCCGCCTCTCCGGGTGCGAGCGGCCCCTCTGCCGGGGGGAAGAACCCTTGA
- the hisI gene encoding phosphoribosyl-AMP cyclohydrolase — protein sequence MLTLAPGVLDGLKYDERGLVPVIAQEEDGTVLMLAWASREALDATVATGYAHYWSRSRRELWKKGATSGHLQEVVAVKVDCDADAVLYLVRQTGPACHTGSRSCFS from the coding sequence GTGCTGACGCTCGCCCCCGGCGTTCTCGACGGCCTCAAGTACGACGAGCGCGGCCTCGTCCCGGTGATCGCCCAGGAGGAGGACGGCACCGTCCTCATGCTCGCCTGGGCCAGCCGCGAGGCGCTCGACGCCACCGTCGCCACCGGTTATGCGCACTACTGGTCGCGCAGCCGCCGCGAGCTGTGGAAGAAGGGGGCCACGAGCGGCCACCTGCAGGAGGTCGTCGCGGTGAAGGTGGACTGCGACGCCGACGCCGTCCTCTACCTCGTGCGGCAGACCGGACCGGCCTGCCACACCGGCAGCCGCAGCTGCTTTTCCTGA
- the hisF gene encoding imidazole glycerol phosphate synthase subunit HisF, with product MPARRIIPCLDVKDGRVVKGIHFENLRDAGDPVEQASRYDAQGADEICYLDIAATREARGTLIDLVERTAKCVFAPLTVGGGVRSEADMVALLRAGADKVSVNSAAVADPGLVDRLSAVAGAQALVVAIDVKRRPGPAPEWEVYVAGGTKPTGLEGVAWAREVARRGAGEILLTSMDRDGTRKGYDLELLRAVTGAVSIPVIASGGAGSLEDVAAGLEIADAALAASIFHDGERTVGEVKAFLAARGIEVRPC from the coding sequence ATGCCGGCCCGGCGGATCATCCCCTGCCTCGACGTGAAGGACGGGCGCGTGGTGAAGGGGATCCACTTCGAGAACCTGCGCGACGCCGGCGACCCGGTGGAGCAGGCCTCGCGCTACGACGCCCAGGGCGCCGACGAGATCTGCTACCTCGACATCGCCGCCACCCGCGAGGCTCGCGGCACGCTCATCGACCTCGTCGAGCGCACCGCGAAGTGCGTCTTCGCCCCGCTCACCGTGGGCGGCGGCGTGCGCAGCGAGGCCGACATGGTGGCGCTGCTCCGCGCCGGGGCCGACAAGGTGTCGGTCAACTCGGCGGCGGTGGCCGATCCCGGCCTCGTGGACCGGCTCTCGGCCGTGGCCGGGGCCCAGGCGCTGGTGGTGGCCATCGACGTGAAGCGCCGGCCGGGCCCCGCGCCCGAGTGGGAGGTCTACGTGGCCGGGGGCACGAAGCCGACCGGCCTCGAGGGCGTGGCCTGGGCGCGCGAGGTGGCGCGGCGCGGGGCCGGCGAGATCCTGCTCACCAGCATGGACCGCGACGGCACGCGCAAGGGCTACGACCTCGAGCTCCTGCGGGCGGTCACCGGCGCGGTGAGCATCCCGGTCATCGCCTCGGGCGGGGCCGGGTCGCTCGAGGACGTCGCGGCCGGGCTGGAGATCGCCGACGCCGCGCTCGCCGCCAGCATCTTCCACGACGGCGAGCGGACCGTGGGCGAGGTGAAGGCCTTCCTCGCCGCCCGCGGCATCGAGGTGCGGCCGTGCTGA
- the hisA gene encoding 1-(5-phosphoribosyl)-5-[(5-phosphoribosylamino)methylideneamino]imidazole-4-carboxamide isomerase: MIVLPAIDLMGGRVVRLQKGDFDTQTVYSADPAEVAEGFRKAGARRIHVVDLDGARAGRPVNTAAVKAIAAVEVEVEVGGGLRSLEAIEAVLAAGARAAVVGTAAVSRLELVQQACRAFPGRVYAAIDAKGGEVAVQGWESGSGLQAVEVAKRVRDAGVSLVEYTDVARDGMFTGVDAAGAAALQRDAGVPVVASGGVASLDDVRACVEAGLAGVIIGKALYERRLELADALRLSGETT; encoded by the coding sequence ATGATCGTGCTCCCCGCCATCGACCTGATGGGCGGCCGCGTGGTGCGGCTCCAGAAGGGCGACTTCGACACCCAGACCGTCTACTCCGCCGATCCGGCCGAGGTGGCCGAAGGCTTCCGCAAGGCCGGCGCCCGGCGCATCCACGTGGTGGACCTCGACGGCGCCCGGGCCGGGCGGCCGGTCAACACCGCCGCCGTGAAGGCCATCGCCGCCGTGGAGGTCGAGGTGGAGGTGGGCGGCGGGCTGCGCAGCCTCGAGGCCATCGAGGCGGTGCTCGCCGCCGGGGCCCGGGCGGCCGTCGTCGGCACCGCGGCGGTGTCGCGGCTCGAGCTGGTGCAGCAGGCCTGCCGGGCCTTCCCGGGCCGCGTCTACGCCGCCATCGACGCCAAGGGGGGCGAGGTGGCGGTGCAGGGCTGGGAGTCGGGGAGCGGGCTCCAGGCGGTGGAGGTCGCGAAGCGGGTGCGCGACGCCGGGGTGTCGCTCGTCGAGTACACCGACGTCGCCCGCGACGGCATGTTCACCGGGGTGGACGCCGCCGGCGCGGCGGCGCTGCAGCGCGACGCCGGGGTGCCGGTGGTGGCGTCGGGCGGCGTGGCGAGCCTCGACGACGTGCGCGCCTGCGTGGAGGCCGGCCTCGCCGGCGTGATAATCGGGAAGGCGCTGTACGAGCGGCGGCTCGAGCTCGCCGACGCGCTGCGCCTCTCCGGGGAGACGACCTAG
- the hisH gene encoding imidazole glycerol phosphate synthase subunit HisH, with protein sequence MSPIALVDYGAGNLRSVENALRAVGAEVVVTRDPEVVGSADRIVVPGQGAMPACAEAMRNSGVAGALLASVERGAKLLGICVGLQILFERGVEAGGASGLGLIPGTIDRLPDTVKLPHIGWSPVRATAACHPLFRPLDGQYVYFAHSYAAPAGAEGTALLATHGRDYCAALARGNVFAVQFHPEKSQKVGLALLERFVRL encoded by the coding sequence GTGAGCCCGATCGCCCTCGTCGACTACGGCGCCGGGAACCTGCGCTCGGTCGAGAACGCGCTGCGGGCGGTCGGGGCCGAGGTGGTGGTCACCCGCGACCCCGAGGTGGTGGGGAGCGCCGATCGCATCGTGGTGCCGGGCCAGGGCGCCATGCCGGCCTGCGCCGAGGCGATGCGGAACAGCGGCGTCGCCGGGGCGCTCCTCGCCTCGGTGGAGCGCGGGGCGAAGCTCCTCGGCATCTGCGTCGGGCTCCAGATCCTGTTCGAGCGCGGCGTCGAGGCCGGGGGCGCGAGCGGCCTCGGGCTCATCCCGGGCACCATCGACCGGCTCCCCGACACGGTGAAGCTGCCGCACATCGGCTGGAGCCCGGTGCGGGCCACGGCGGCCTGCCACCCGCTCTTCCGCCCGCTCGACGGGCAGTACGTCTACTTCGCCCACTCCTACGCGGCGCCCGCCGGGGCGGAGGGCACCGCGCTCCTCGCCACCCACGGCCGCGACTACTGCGCCGCCCTGGCGCGGGGCAACGTCTTCGCCGTCCAGTTCCACCCCGAGAAGAGCCAGAAGGTCGGGCTCGCGCTCCTCGAGCGCTTCGTGCGCCTGTAG
- the hisB gene encoding imidazoleglycerol-phosphate dehydratase HisB, with the protein MPRSAARRGPVKPAARKGAVSRRTKETAVEVALALAPGEASIATGVPFFDHMLDQIARHGGLTLRVRAEGDLAVDAHHTVEDVGIALGEALREATADKTGLARYGHAVVPLDEALVEAVVDLSGRPHLTWNADLPAGKKFIGNFDVDLSRDFFQALVNHARICVHVNVRYGRNLHHIVEAIFKATARALRAATAPQAGGLPSTKGTL; encoded by the coding sequence GTGCCTCGAAGCGCTGCGCGCCGCGGTCCAGTGAAGCCCGCCGCCCGGAAGGGCGCGGTGAGCCGCCGCACCAAGGAGACCGCCGTCGAGGTGGCCCTCGCGCTCGCCCCCGGCGAGGCGTCGATCGCCACCGGCGTGCCGTTCTTCGACCACATGCTCGACCAGATCGCCCGCCACGGCGGCCTCACCCTGCGCGTCCGGGCCGAGGGCGACCTCGCCGTGGACGCCCACCACACCGTGGAGGACGTGGGCATCGCCCTCGGGGAGGCGCTCCGGGAGGCGACCGCCGACAAGACCGGGCTCGCCCGCTACGGCCACGCCGTCGTCCCGCTCGACGAGGCGCTGGTGGAGGCGGTGGTGGACCTCTCCGGCCGCCCGCACCTCACCTGGAACGCCGACCTGCCCGCCGGCAAGAAGTTCATCGGCAACTTCGACGTGGACCTCTCGCGCGACTTCTTCCAGGCGCTCGTGAACCACGCCCGGATCTGCGTGCACGTGAACGTCCGCTACGGCCGCAACCTGCACCACATCGTCGAGGCGATCTTCAAGGCGACGGCCCGGGCGCTCCGCGCCGCCACCGCGCCGCAGGCCGGCGGGCTCCCGTCCACCAAGGGGACGCTGTGA
- a CDS encoding pyridoxal phosphate-dependent aminotransferase: MSWRDHLREAVFGLELYRPFEYTPGLVRLDANECSFPLEREDRELMAAALGDVLVHRYPEVSGRPLREALASRWGVSPDQIILGNGSDEIISILYTAFGAGRDGRPAKALFPTPTFGTFEAAALARGMACVKVPLDGRFQLDEPALAEAMRREAPALALFATPNNPTGNRFDSAVLGRLAEGFGGVLVADEAYADFSGRTELPRVREGASFCVMKSLSKIGFAALRLGALVGPRDLIAQLDKVRLPYNVNAVSIALARALLASPARLDARIARVRAAREDLAAKLEAVGGLVVYPSDANFVLVRTPVDARGVYERMLAKGVLVRNLSRPGPLENCLRITAGTEEENDQCLEALRAAVQ; the protein is encoded by the coding sequence ATGAGCTGGCGCGACCACCTGCGCGAGGCCGTCTTCGGGCTCGAGCTCTACCGGCCCTTCGAGTACACCCCCGGCCTCGTCCGGCTCGACGCCAACGAGTGCTCCTTCCCGCTCGAGCGCGAGGACCGGGAGCTCATGGCGGCGGCGCTCGGCGACGTGCTGGTGCACCGCTACCCCGAGGTGAGCGGGCGGCCCCTGCGCGAGGCGCTGGCGTCCCGCTGGGGCGTCTCGCCCGACCAGATCATCCTCGGCAACGGCTCGGACGAGATCATCTCGATCCTCTACACCGCCTTCGGCGCCGGCCGGGACGGGCGGCCGGCGAAGGCGCTCTTCCCGACCCCCACCTTCGGCACCTTCGAGGCGGCGGCGCTGGCGCGCGGCATGGCCTGCGTGAAGGTCCCGCTCGACGGGCGGTTCCAGCTCGACGAGCCGGCCCTCGCCGAGGCGATGCGGCGCGAGGCGCCGGCCCTGGCGCTCTTCGCGACCCCGAACAACCCCACCGGCAACCGCTTCGATTCGGCCGTCCTGGGGCGGCTCGCCGAGGGCTTCGGCGGCGTGCTCGTGGCCGACGAGGCCTACGCCGACTTCTCCGGCCGGACCGAGCTCCCGCGGGTGCGCGAGGGCGCGAGCTTCTGCGTGATGAAGTCGCTCTCCAAGATCGGCTTCGCGGCGCTCCGGCTCGGCGCGCTCGTCGGCCCGCGCGACCTCATCGCGCAGCTCGACAAGGTGCGGCTGCCCTACAACGTGAACGCGGTCTCGATCGCGCTCGCGCGGGCGCTGCTCGCCAGCCCGGCGCGGCTCGACGCCCGCATCGCGCGGGTGAGGGCGGCGCGCGAGGACCTCGCCGCGAAGCTCGAAGCGGTCGGCGGGCTGGTGGTCTACCCGAGCGACGCCAACTTCGTCCTCGTCCGCACGCCGGTGGACGCCCGCGGGGTGTACGAGCGGATGCTCGCGAAGGGCGTGCTGGTGCGCAACCTGTCGCGGCCCGGGCCGCTCGAGAACTGCCTGCGGATCACCGCCGGCACCGAAGAGGAGAACGACCAGTGCCTCGAAGCGCTGCGCGCCGCGGTCCAGTGA
- the hisD gene encoding histidinol dehydrogenase codes for MQIFRTRDPDFQERWTRLCARGSDEDEAPVREAAARIVDDVRKRGDAALLEYTARYDGFAPSSAADLALGPADFARAFHGLPAAARKALKLAADRVAAFHRRESDALVPSRRDAIGATLGQESRPLARVGLYVPGGTARYPSTVLHTAVPAKVAGVAEVVACSPAAKPGPDGQGGQVDAWTLAACHVAGVSRLFRMGGAQAVAALAYGTATVPAVDKICGPGNAYVAAAKRLVYGKVDIDMIAGPSEILVVADGAAAPQEVAADLLAQAEHDVRAVSVLVTSSERLARQALAEVDRQLAVLPRQEIASRSIHERGAVVVARNVAEAVRLADEFAPEHLALLLRDAPRWVKRLSRAGAVFCGTSTPEAVGDYLAGPSHVLPTAGTARFASPLSVATFRRRMSVLAFTPKALAEVAPSLDALAMAEGLEGHARAVRVRLALAAERAGAPRPRKTLAREVAAAGAAPRRASPKVAAKAPARQATSRVAAKAPARKPARKAAGSRR; via the coding sequence CAGGAACGCTGGACCCGCCTCTGCGCCCGCGGCTCGGACGAGGACGAGGCCCCCGTCCGCGAGGCCGCCGCCCGCATCGTGGACGACGTCCGCAAGCGCGGCGACGCGGCCCTGCTCGAGTACACGGCCCGCTACGACGGCTTCGCGCCCTCGTCGGCCGCCGACCTCGCCCTCGGCCCCGCCGACTTCGCCCGCGCCTTCCACGGCCTCCCCGCCGCGGCCCGCAAGGCGCTGAAGCTCGCGGCCGACCGGGTGGCGGCCTTCCACCGCCGCGAGAGCGACGCCCTCGTGCCCTCCCGCCGCGACGCCATCGGCGCCACGCTCGGCCAGGAGTCGCGCCCGCTGGCGCGCGTCGGCCTCTACGTGCCGGGCGGCACCGCCCGCTACCCGTCCACCGTGCTCCACACCGCCGTGCCGGCCAAGGTCGCCGGCGTGGCCGAGGTCGTCGCCTGCTCGCCCGCCGCCAAGCCCGGCCCGGACGGCCAGGGCGGGCAGGTGGACGCCTGGACGCTCGCCGCCTGCCACGTCGCCGGCGTCTCGCGCCTCTTCCGGATGGGCGGCGCCCAGGCGGTCGCGGCGCTCGCCTACGGCACCGCCACCGTCCCCGCGGTGGACAAGATCTGCGGCCCGGGCAACGCCTACGTCGCGGCGGCGAAGCGGCTGGTCTACGGCAAGGTGGACATCGACATGATCGCCGGGCCGAGCGAGATCCTGGTGGTCGCCGACGGCGCGGCCGCGCCGCAGGAGGTCGCGGCCGACCTCCTCGCCCAGGCCGAGCACGACGTGCGCGCCGTGTCGGTGCTCGTCACCTCCTCCGAGCGGCTGGCCCGGCAGGCCCTGGCCGAGGTGGACCGGCAGCTCGCCGTGCTGCCGCGGCAGGAGATCGCGAGCCGCTCGATCCACGAACGCGGCGCGGTGGTGGTGGCGAGGAACGTCGCCGAGGCGGTCCGGCTCGCCGACGAGTTCGCCCCCGAGCACCTGGCGCTCCTCCTGCGCGACGCGCCGCGCTGGGTGAAGCGGCTCTCGCGCGCCGGCGCCGTCTTCTGCGGCACGAGCACCCCGGAGGCGGTGGGCGACTACCTCGCCGGACCCTCGCACGTGCTCCCCACCGCCGGCACCGCCCGCTTCGCGTCGCCGCTCTCGGTGGCCACCTTCCGCCGCCGCATGAGCGTGCTCGCCTTCACCCCGAAGGCCCTCGCCGAGGTGGCGCCCTCGCTCGACGCCCTCGCCATGGCCGAGGGGCTCGAGGGGCACGCCCGGGCGGTGCGGGTCCGCCTCGCCCTCGCGGCGGAGCGGGCCGGGGCGCCCCGGCCGCGGAAGACGCTCGCCCGCGAGGTGGCCGCCGCCGGCGCCGCGCCGCGCCGGGCGAGCCCCAAGGTCGCGGCGAAGGCGCCCGCGCGCCAGGCGACCTCCAGGGTCGCGGCGAAGGCCCCCGCGCGCAAGCCGGCCCGCAAGGCCGCCGGGAGCCGCCGATGA